From Xylocopilactobacillus apis, a single genomic window includes:
- the thiT gene encoding energy-coupled thiamine transporter ThiT has protein sequence MKNNQNGSSIVTVRLIVEDALFAALAMVLNEFKPKSSAGDVLNISLGLVPIVFFALKRGLVNGTISGFIFGILDLFLRGIGSSSVVSPLQAFLEYIVAFSLIGLAGIVHGPLQLAINKKKHAFAVLFVFLGILVACIGKFLCHTAASVIFFGKYLTVPKNGSMWLAALIYQLPSFLATFAVAAVCLVLLYAIRPQLYEK, from the coding sequence ATGAAAAATAATCAAAATGGATCAAGTATTGTAACTGTTCGTTTAATAGTTGAAGACGCATTATTTGCAGCTTTGGCAATGGTTTTAAATGAGTTTAAACCAAAATCATCAGCTGGAGATGTTCTTAATATCTCTTTAGGTTTAGTTCCAATTGTTTTTTTTGCATTAAAAAGAGGGTTAGTAAACGGGACTATCTCAGGTTTTATTTTTGGTATTTTAGATCTGTTTTTAAGAGGAATTGGGTCAAGCAGTGTTGTTTCTCCGCTTCAAGCATTTTTAGAATATATTGTAGCATTTAGTTTGATTGGTTTAGCGGGGATTGTTCATGGACCGCTTCAATTAGCGATAAACAAAAAAAAGCATGCCTTTGCTGTGCTTTTTGTGTTTTTAGGAATTTTGGTTGCCTGTATTGGTAAATTCTTGTGTCACACAGCTGCTTCGGTTATTTTCTTTGGCAAATATTTAACGGTACCAAAGAATGGCAGTATGTGGTTGGCAGCATTAATTTATCAGCTCCCAAGTTTTCTAGCAACTTTTGCTGTTGCAGCGGTATGTTTAGTGTTACTTTATGCAATTAGGCCTCAATTATACGAAAAGTAA
- a CDS encoding DUF4044 domain-containing protein: MKKKKTSKFQRITNIAVWLMIIATVSGVILTVVAVLNQW; this comes from the coding sequence ATGAAGAAGAAAAAAACAAGTAAATTTCAAAGAATAACTAATATTGCAGTTTGGTTGATGATTATTGCAACGGTTTCGGGAGTCATTCTAACTGTTGTTGCTGTTCTTAATCAATGGTAG
- a CDS encoding DUF3397 family protein, whose protein sequence is MGGIQIFSLILIIIFIIVVGTINLFMINFAPRHKIKLSHWISIPLAFSLWLETKNNYVNSILPLFFLMYFIFEIIFILAYTLNFKRFRYRYFFRQSRKFLNLLLFGWYFIFFIISFFNN, encoded by the coding sequence ATGGGTGGCATTCAAATCTTTAGTTTAATTTTGATAATTATTTTTATTATAGTAGTTGGTACAATAAACCTTTTTATGATTAATTTTGCACCTAGACATAAAATAAAATTAAGTCATTGGATTTCAATTCCTTTGGCTTTTTCTCTTTGGCTTGAGACAAAAAATAATTATGTGAATTCCATTTTACCATTATTCTTTTTAATGTATTTTATTTTCGAAATAATTTTTATTTTAGCATATACATTAAATTTCAAACGATTTCGTTATCGTTATTTTTTTAGGCAGTCGAGAAAATTCCTTAATTTACTTTTGTTTGGATGGTATTTTATCTTTTTCATTATCAGTTTTTTTAATAACTAG
- the mraZ gene encoding division/cell wall cluster transcriptional repressor MraZ — MFMGEFRHNLDQKGRIIIPSKFRSELGGSFIVTRGMDGCLFVYSQLSWDSLVKKLSSLPLTKKDSRAFSRFFYSGATEVEIDKQGRINLPQNLISFAKLEKECIVLGVNSRVEIWDADTYQKVDSEMADNISEISENLMDIDFD; from the coding sequence ATGTTTATGGGTGAATTTCGTCACAATTTAGACCAAAAAGGCAGAATCATTATTCCTTCTAAGTTTCGCAGTGAACTAGGAGGATCTTTTATTGTTACCAGAGGAATGGATGGTTGCCTTTTCGTGTACTCTCAATTGTCCTGGGATTCTCTCGTCAAAAAACTTTCTTCTTTACCTTTAACTAAAAAAGATTCACGAGCTTTTAGCAGATTTTTCTATTCTGGAGCGACAGAGGTTGAGATAGATAAACAAGGTAGAATAAATTTACCTCAAAATTTGATTTCTTTTGCTAAGTTAGAAAAAGAATGTATTGTTTTAGGCGTCAATTCCCGGGTGGAAATTTGGGACGCTGATACATATCAGAAAGTTGACAGCGAGATGGCGGACAATATTAGTGAAATTTCTGAAAATTTGATGGATATTGATTTTGACTGA